In Notolabrus celidotus isolate fNotCel1 chromosome 5, fNotCel1.pri, whole genome shotgun sequence, the genomic window GCTCAAGAAGTTGTGTGAGGTGGTGGAGAGAGGTCTCAATGCTTTGGCCAATGGTGCAGTTACACTGCTGCCCCAAAATGTGTCAGTAGTAACAGACTCTGCCTTCATGCAGGTAGGCAGTCAACAATTTCAATACTCACATGAAAGAAGTTAATAGAAGCTCAATCTGACATTTATTAATCCTAAAATAATCTGAGCCAGATGTTAAATTGAGTTCAAATTTAAATgctatggggcgctggtggcctagtggtctaaatGCCCCACGTGTCGagactatagtcctcgttgcagaggtcgccggttcaactcacagccggttgaccatttgctgcatgtcttcctccactcaaaaaaaatctaaatgatacTTGTAAGATAGAAATGTATTTAAGTGTTAACTGAAAATCCTAAAGAACCAGAAAATTGACggtatgtgtttttaaaacctgcttttctcttctcttcgtAGAAATTCAGCCCCCGCCCTCCATCAACTCCCTCTTTATCTTCACAAACATCATCAGAAGAGGTAAATGAAGAAGATGAAAttcaaaggaaggaagaagaactGGAAATTGAGGCAGAGTCAGATATTAAAGTCTGTCAGCACACTCAGTCGACTCATGTGTACCTGCTGATTAAGGACCTTCTTCATGAGCTGAACATCATTCACCACAGGGTTTCCCTCAAATTACTGCAGCAGAATGCAGGTCAGACTTCCTGCAACACTTAAagttttttactttatttaatggTTAACTTGGTTAGATTTGGTTAGAATATTAATTCTAATTTTATATATCTGCCATCAAACAATGACCAATTATAGAAACAAATTATAGGTTTTATAACTATGGGTTAATGGCTTTGCCCTGCTGGTTGTGTCTAGTTGCAGAGTCTGACTTGATGGATCGGATTAAGAAGAACAAGGTGTCCAAAGCTCTTTTCCTGATTCAGAAAGCCTCCATGGTTTACACTAATGTGGAGCCAAAgaacagcagagaaacaaagagtcTGCTAGAGGTAACTTATGCATACACATCCAATGTTTTCAAGACAGTCTCAGTCATGTATTGGATGAGAAAAACTTTAAATAGCTTAtgtataactttatttttatatcatttaaTATATTACTGCATGCACCACAGTaagttgtgtttatttgcaAATGTATATCAATGTGTGGAAtagtgggaaaaaaataaagttttttcacCCTGTGAAAGAGTCACTGACTGGATGTAGACATTAAATTAAAAGTTCAGTTATTTgaagattacattttttacGTCTGGCTTTGATGTAACATTTCACACTGTATAAGTTAAAGAACTGGGAAGCAGACACCTTTACCAGCTTGTGTTTTGAGGTGTGCTTTCATGAAATTTAAGGAAAATTCCATTAGTTTCTCTTTGTGCTCTTGTCAGGAGGCCTCCACTCTAGTAGAGAGGGCGGGGCTGGAGGAGAAAAAACTCTATTTCTCCACCAACCTTAGGACTTTGGCTGAAAACCAAGAAAAATGGttgaagaaggaagaagaaagctCTCCACCTCCCCCCATCCTACTCTCACGTACAGACCACTCCTTGACCTTTGCTCCAGCACCTTATAAATTGGCGGAACAAGTGAgactttatgtttatttaggcTTAATTTCACCAATATATGAATAGTAGCAAGCAATCCAACATAACATAAACACTTTCAATACTTCTTTTGTACTTTTGTGTCTCTTGTACAGGTGTTCTGGTACCAGCTCTGTGGCCGTGCTGCTGATAGCATAAACCTGAAAGTCCGCCTTGGAGACTGCAGCCTGTCAGGAACAGGAAATATGGTAGAGCTAGTCTCTTTCACAGAAAGACCAATGTCAATGTCAAGTCCAATGAGACACGTTTTTTGTCATCTTGTATGAGCAGATACAAGCCCTTGATAATAACTGGCATTGTATCTTTTCAGGTACCAGCAGTATCTGATGAATGTGTGCTGAGGGTGGAAGGGCTAGTGCCCAACCAGAAGTATGTGTTTGCTGTTGCAGCTTACAACAGCCAGGGCAAGCTACTGGGTAACACCATAGGGGCAGCAACCTTCCCACTGCTGGCATCCATGCCTGTACCACTGCTCTCCACATGGGCTCACTTGGCCCAGGTGAACCTCACACTACTTATGTCAAGTGTTTGCCACACTGCACTTATCGCTTACTGGGTCCACATGCTCACTGAATAAGCTGAATACTGATAGACCTGTgaatacagaaaacaaaggaggaatgaaaagtatttttttcttattaactTCTTTCTCAGGTGGCATTTCAAACTGAGCAATATGCCATAGCAAAGAGAGCCTGCAGGGTGCTGTGGAGCCACTTTACCTCTCTTGACAGTGGGTCCCACAGCACACAGGACAGACTCGCAACCACAGGGTGAGGAATgaatcaaataaacattttaagagTTGAGTTCAAGATTTTTTTAAGGCTTTGTATTTGCTAATCTACTTCCCTGTCCACTTTGCCGAAGGCTGTGTGTCCGGACTCTGCAACGCTCCTCTCCTCACCTGGTCCGGTTGTTCATCACATCCGTATTCATTGAGACAGAAATCAACATTCATCAGGGATCACTCTACTGTGACTCAATCAGTCACAATGGACCTTTTATCTGGGAAAAGGTACAATTTTCCTAATTACCTAAACAAAGGTTATATGTTTAGTTTaatgtacaaataaataaatgacatgtgcatgtatgtgtttgCAGGAAGCCCGACTGGCAGAGTGCGAGCGAATGCTGGTAGCCACAGACCTTGCAATGTGGTTAAATGATGGTGATGCTGCTGTGCAAGCTGTAGTTGGCTGTTATGACCTCTTGGCACCTCTGATTTTCCATCAGGTCATCTGTGACCTTGTAGTAGAGGTAAACAATTCCTCATCTGTGGCATTTTTAACAAGTTAATGTAACACAAACCCCAAATAATTACAAATATATGTTATacctcagtctgtttcaaatgtttgatgtgtttgatgttCAGGTGCTCAAAAAATGCTTGATTGTTTTGGAGGAGAATTCTGGCATTCTCAAACAACAAAATACTGGAAACCCCTCAGAGTCGTTTGTGCACATGATAGCTTGCATTACCTACTACCTGTCGAaggtgtgtctgcatgtgtttatatttagtttGACTGTTTCTGTGCATCCAGGTGATATTAGTTTCACACAATTCCTACATGAAATAAATTATTACCAATCAGGAGACCTACACAGAATATATTCTCACAATTTTTTCTTCTTACCCAGGCTTTCCGTGTGCTCCAAGACCCTCAGATGGCTTCTGTGATGATGGAATGTGGTCGCAGACTACTCCAAGAAGTCTTTGATTCCCATATGCAGATCACAAGACTTGTAAATGAGAAGGTGGGTGTAAGGAATAGCGGGAAGGTGACGATTTCTCTCATGAGGaattttgtttaatttctatttttttcagagatttaagtgtgtgtgtgtgtgtatgtttatgtgtaaTCTAAGATTGATCACGGCACAGTCAATGAAAGGAGGATCAGTCTTGAGCTGAAGGCAGTGCAGTTGAAGAGCAAGAACAGAATACCACCTGAAGAAGCTATCACTGCAGACAATGGTAAAATTAATTATTCCAGAATAACAGATAATTTGATAGTACACAAAGATCTAATATGTGTTTTGTTTAGCTACATATTGTATACCTCTGTCAATTTTAATTTTAGATATTCCATGCTCACTGACTGGCTGTGAGGATCCCACCATATTGTACGATCTAATCTCTAACAGTCCATTAAAAGATGCCTATCAGGAGGGTGAGTAGCACTCAGTTATAGACTTATTTTAAATGCATAATAATTTGTGTTCACTCACaactgtgtggttttttttgtgcattctTGACAGTGACAAAGGTCAGACGCAAGACATATTTTTCTGAAATTGCGGCACTGCTTCTCCAGAGAACCATGGAGGAGGGCGACCCAGACCTTGTGTTGAAGTGGGGGCAGAGTGTACTTGAATATCTCTCCAGGTGTGCTTTTACTAAATAACACTTAGGAGATATGAAGGaacctaaaataaaaaaagatctcAGCTTTCACTTCATACTTCAATTGTTACTGTCCTGTTAAGTTCTGCTCATACTGCACTTCTTCATATCGTGTCTGTATTTCTTTACTACGTTACACTATGTGAATGGTTCTCTTTTTGTCAGGCGTGACGAGGCGATGGGGCCCTCGAGAAAATGTGTGATGGAAACAGTCCATGGAGCAGAAGAGGCAAAAGAACATGAATCTCCCCAGGTGAGAAAACTACAATACAcaaacctgaacacacacaggtacaggaACAGATACAGGAACAGATAAATagaggttttgttttctgtttttctttcattattttttttttataatgatcGAAATATGAAATGAAGTTGCTATTGTCCTTTTTGCAAATCATGCCTCTGGAAACATTAGGACTGACCTTACCAAGGCCAGTGAGCTGTAGGTctcttaaaacacacaaagagaaccAGTCCAAGTATGTCAAACAATGAGTCCCAGTTTCCTACAATGTAAGGTAGCTGCTGCTTACTTTGTATAGTTAATAATAACATATTCCTTGTGACATGCTATTTTGTTGAGTGTTTTTGAATATAACACATCATTTCCTCAATCCAAACTCACAATTCATGGGAACTGGAACTTCAAGGAGAATGTATCACAAATTAAGAAAATGTctatctttttaatttttgttaatTGTCGTAGCAAAAAATACCTTTTGCAATGactgttttatctttaaaacaAATACCAATGTGTTTGCTCCCTCCAAAGCAGAACAAGACTTCTTCCAGtgacacaaaaaagaaactaaagcATAAATTACCACGCAGCATGATGCGGAAAGTGAGAACAAACAGGTACAATACCTCAGTGTCATTATCTGGATGAAGCTGTTGATTaagtttgtatttatctatctGGGTTAGAATAACGAAATGTGCACAATACATTCTGTGTAGAGAGATGCAGATTGTGGAGAGCTTGCTGGCCGCGATGTCCTCTGTGGTGAAACGTAACAAGAGGCGGCTTCAGCTGAGGAAAATGTGCTGTGAAGACAGAGTGTGGAAGGCTCACCTCAACTACAGCATGGCTCAAGCCCATTTAGCGCTGCTTTACCAGAGCTTGGACAACATGCATCGAGAAGTGCTGCTGCCCAGGTTCACCCAAACAAAACCAGCTATTCTGTTATTCTCATAACTCAGGTTACATCAGTTACTTTAACTGGCCCAAGGGCTTGCTATAATTATATGTCATCATAAAGAGATTTAATATTTCTTATAGTATAATTACAACAGTTGTAATGTTAGTAATAGAAGAGATGTGATGTTATAGTGATGTTCTTGGTGTCTGAAGTCAgttattgttttttgaaccTATTATTGCCAAGATAGGTGTTGACAATATCATGATTCTACATATATGATAATATGTGGTCCTATAATAAGATGTGCTGCATGTGCTTGTTTCAGATACAGCTCCTTAAATCCCATGTCTTTCTCTCTGGCCTACTCTGGTGTTCTTATACCAAGGAACTCACGGCAACAGCCATCTCCCAAACATGAGGTTGTCTCAGAGAAAGACATCTCTCACTCAGGTCTTAGGGACTATGTGGCTGCACATAAAGACAAGAGCAAAGAGAAGGGTGAGGGGAAATTACACActctttaaaaaagaatagaaaaacTATCACCTGGTATGTAATCATGACTTTTCTCAACCTTTTCTTCCAACAGTCAGAGCTGACGACTCTGCCACAGAGGAGAGTTATGTGGAGGGAGAGGACTCCTCTCAAACTCTGGAAGAGCAGATTGACATCAAAAGATGTGCCACCACCTTGCTGCTGGACTCACTTAGTAAAGCTGCTTTACACCTCCGAAGGTCCATGGTACTGTATGGTTACACTTAAGCATACAAATTCTAGTGCTACATGTGAATATTGACTATAGATCCAGCCTTTTGAACTTTGTGTATACATGAAATCCATGTGTCTGTATCACAGGGTGTTTTTTCTTTAGATCTGTCATACACTATACTTGTGTATTTTATGTATCTGCTATTCCTATTTTTCCAGGTACTGGCTCATCGTGGCAGCCACTGGACCTACCTGCAGTATGTGTGTCAGACAATGTGGGACCAAAACTGCAGAATCACTGACTTATGGCAGAGAGCCACAGAACTTGAACCTAACTTCCCTATCacagcagaccagctaaatacCATCTTCACCCCACTACTGGTGCTGGCAACTGATCTCATTATAGACATGATGAGTAGACTTGGGGTAAGGTAACATTCAGCTTTATGGACACAGAACTCATCAAAATActtatcctttttttaaataagaccATCAGATTCTAAATGTGTTGCGATATGTATGCTGCCAATGATTCCTATGGTCACCAGAGTCTGTAAAAACACATCACGCCACTGAAAGGAAAAATAACACAAGCCTTCTCAtgtctcttatctttcatattcatCATTGTCCTTCTCAGCTTTGGAGTTCTTATGACAATGATCTGACTGAGGATGAACTGGAGTCAAGTCTGCACTTCTCTGCACCACTGGATGACAGCAGCCAGGTGGACCTACGTTTGGTTCGCACCTTGGTGTTGCATACGCTGGAGCGTCTTCATGAAAAAGGCAAATGGGAAAGCCTAGCTCACTTTGCCTTACTTTACAACTCCTACACAAGGTACATACAACTTacacaaaacatcttaaaatcaCAGACCATATTGCAGTTGTAAAACCCAAGTGCAGGTATGTTTAATTTCAAAAGTTTTAAACGTTAGAAGGTGTAAACACAGTTCCTTTTACCAAGATACTTAGCATTGAGTTTATCTGAGAAACATTTAATGcatgtttaaattaaatttacatGTAAAGCACAATTGGATTTTTGCTCAGCACCACATCAAGAATACACTTTGTAAATCCAGAAGACTCAACTGTGACACTTTCTTTTTGTACATCCCCATAGTTTtgattgtttgtgtctgtgaccGCATCTGTTTGCCTGTCCTAGGGAACGTTATGCCTTGACTGTAACTCCTCTACTAGTCCATGCTCAAAGGAGGCTACTTGAAAGGATAAGTTCATTTGGAGGACCTGAAGTTCCACAACCACACCATGTTAAGACAAAGAGGGCCACTGGCAAGGAGGTAGCacaaagccacacacacaatccagtataaaaacaagtttttaagACAAACTGTCTTAAAAATACTTCAAGTGACGTCTACttgtacatttacatttaagtgTTGAAAGTGTAGCACCTAAGTCATGAATGTCATTATTTCACTctgtgtattatttgtattgtactgtGTATATATTTGGTGCTGTCTTATCTGTACTTCAGGTGACTTATAGGAGCTATGCCACCTGCCAGCTGCTCAGTGGGTGGACGCCTCATTCTACACAGCAACCGGCCCTTCGTAAAAAAGCAGCACATACACACTCCACTCCTAGAGACTCAGTTGACCTTAAAGGTTTGAAAAGATTACCTTTTGTGATGTCATATCATGAGATAAATGATAGCTGAACCTAGAGTagaacaaagatatatcaaacatgtttttacagGTTGTGTTTGCATGAGTATGGTTTTCATACTTCCATGGTTTGATTCCAAGGTTCTGAGATGCAGCACTCCATGTCGCTTGTTTGCGTTCCTCTGGATGTAGAAGACACACTGAGCTGTTACCGTGAAGTTGTTGAGAGGACACCACATTGTCTGCAGGTCTTCCAGCATAGCCGCTCATTGGGGCTGCAGCTTCTGGCTTACACACAGCCCAGTGAGTTCAGTGCTAATGGACACATTAATATACATGCAATCACACaacaactgttttaaaatgtcaatgtATGCACTGCTTGTGTCTCTGTCTAGGCTTTTCCACACAGTCAAAGCACTGTCAGAGCAGAAATCTGTGCCATACTGCAAGTCTGGTTAATTTCAGCCCTGTAGTTATGCCAACTCCAAACATCCAACCTTGTGACCTGACAGAGGAAGATTACCATTCTTCAGATGATCTCTACAGGATCCCTATCAGCCCTGACCACATGCCAACTGTCCTTGCTGCATACTCCAACTCCATTAGTACGATCACATCAGTTTTCTAGAGGCAGAATTTTATAGAGGAGTAGCATTCTAAGTTACAAGACAATAACAAGGAATATTTGGATGAAGTTTGTGTCAGTTTGTCTGAGTCTTTAaggtcttattttctttctcataTCCATCAACCTTTTCTTTAGAGTATCTCCAGGCCAATGGTCATGAGTCTCTCAGAGTCTTGGCACTACACGAATTGGGAAACCTACAGTTCTATAATGGAAACACACGGTAGTATTCTGTTTCTgggatttgtgtttgttttattttatgcatTTACCTGTCGGCATGTAGtgagtaaggatttttttttttcattattttaatcatttcattCTTGTATGTGTTTCATCTCTAGGGCAGCACACTCCACCTGGAGTAAAGCTGTAGATTGTGCCTTACAGACCTCAGGGGCCATAGAAAAATGGAATGGAGTGTCCTTTGGGGATGGCTCCCCACAACAAACCCTGAAGCAGGCTGGCGTTTGGGGATGTCTTCAGGCTGCCGTTCTTGCTGCAAAGATTGCACAGTAAGTTACAGTAAGGTTTATGACTGATTTGCTGTGTATTAATTGTGTGCTCCAGGCTTATGCATTTAAAACTTGCTAGTTTCTGAGGTATATGTTTTGACCTACAGGTATATCTTAACTTCTAATATCAGCCGGAGGACTGAATGCTGTCTCTTGTCTGCTCACCTCTTTAAGGTAACACTACCAAGGGATTTTAATCTCTTCACTCACACATGGTTTTTACCTTTGGTACTTAATTCAACGTTCAGTAAATGAAGACAGGACTCGTGACTTAATATTGCATtgctatgtgtgtttgtgtgtgttcattttttgcatatctatgtgtgtgtttgtgtgtgtgacccaCTTCCCTAGTGTGTACTTTTTTGCTCCTTGACCAAGCCCCAAGCTGACCTCCAGTATGCAGATTATTGCATAGGTGATGAGCTGCTTCCTGGAGTTGATCTTTTTTCAGAGCCCAACAGGCTTCACCTCGGCACCACTGTAGCAAGCCTCAACTTTACTTGCTACTGGCTTTTCACCACAGGCTACCACATCACGGTACAGTTATAAATCCTGTCTGTACTTATTTCTTATTACAATTCTCAAGATACATGATTGACTCTGacttaaatcat contains:
- the LOC117813017 gene encoding cilia- and flagella-associated protein 54-like isoform X10, which codes for MACFFPEGFDTEQNIFTMKIRAMQGCALCIFEQERKHSILSQKGLRKLLCVLNFIRIMMQAFQQQEHLYCQIYNGSINIYNICCYLMTMDCSAQALEYLLWASVSLELSIPLMTSENLPWIVSLYCAVCHCYYDNQAKLQAEEFARRALGKINELAKMEEQDGVPATRETQRAYKEASVKLAAMIFKWAVFEGRGRPTARIRTKSSLKEIPNAPWPRNTTEEVLMGMFDSSAAQFLGILEALWDGSRRPLEARMPDEPELLDVILELLSAGIGISCEKSTTSESLVMTPTSTLMELAITGENKVPIMSGVRFIKLLFQYRQSDEFTELSRKMLQVLSSVEGQSFRRAELELAILLNFNSLLSSQKSHPRGDNMIDDGQKTLFQMSPEFTGLVETLHKSVCGSSPDVQPGEDLVLDAVLFLWDQIKMVLQRDQSQNLHLERVDEFDKWLWCLFMLCEVAFVCDLATVDCVMMAEMLHTLAIQLESAAECIDQPQNPATCVSHNDGGKLSSFSLLTNSSTELLKKLCEVVERGLNALANGAVTLLPQNVSVVTDSAFMQKFSPRPPSTPSLSSQTSSEEVNEEDEIQRKEEELEIEAESDIKVCQHTQSTHVYLLIKDLLHELNIIHHRVSLKLLQQNAVAESDLMDRIKKNKVSKALFLIQKASMVYTNVEPKNSRETKSLLEEASTLVERAGLEEKKLYFSTNLRTLAENQEKWLKKEEESSPPPPILLSRTDHSLTFAPAPYKLAEQVFWYQLCGRAADSINLKVRLGDCSLSGTGNMVPAVSDECVLRVEGLVPNQKYVFAVAAYNSQGKLLGNTIGAATFPLLASMPVPLLSTWAHLAQVAFQTEQYAIAKRACRVLWSHFTSLDSGSHSTQDRLATTGLCVRTLQRSSPHLVRLFITSVFIETEINIHQGSLYCDSISHNGPFIWEKEARLAECERMLVATDLAMWLNDGDAAVQAVVGCYDLLAPLIFHQVICDLVVEVLKKCLIVLEENSGILKQQNTGNPSESFVHMIACITYYLSKAFRVLQDPQMASVMMECGRRLLQEVFDSHMQITRLVNEKIDHGTVNERRISLELKAVQLKSKNRIPPEEAITADNDIPCSLTGCEDPTILYDLISNSPLKDAYQEVTKVRRKTYFSEIAALLLQRTMEEGDPDLVLKWGQSVLEYLSRRDEAMGPSRKCVMETVHGAEEAKEHESPQQNKTSSSDTKKKLKHKLPRSMMRKVRTNREMQIVESLLAAMSSVVKRNKRRLQLRKMCCEDRVWKAHLNYSMAQAHLALLYQSLDNMHREVLLPRYSSLNPMSFSLAYSGVLIPRNSRQQPSPKHEVVSEKDISHSGLRDYVAAHKDKSKEKVRADDSATEESYVEGEDSSQTLEEQIDIKRCATTLLLDSLSKAALHLRRSMVLAHRGSHWTYLQYVCQTMWDQNCRITDLWQRATELEPNFPITADQLNTIFTPLLVLATDLIIDMMSRLGLWSSYDNDLTEDELESSLHFSAPLDDSSQVDLRLVRTLVLHTLERLHEKGKWESLAHFALLYNSYTRERYALTVTPLLVHAQRRLLERISSFGGPEVPQPHHVKTKRATGKEVTYRSYATCQLLSGWTPHSTQQPALRKKAAHTHSTPRDSVDLKGSEMQHSMSLVCVPLDVEDTLSCYREVVERTPHCLQVFQHSRSLGLQLLAYTQPSFSTQSKHCQSRNLCHTASLVNFSPVVMPTPNIQPCDLTEEDYHSSDDLYRIPISPDHMPTVLAAYSNSIKYLQANGHESLRVLALHELGNLQFYNGNTRAAHSTWSKAVDCALQTSGAIEKWNGVSFGDGSPQQTLKQAGVWGCLQAAVLAAKIAQYILTSNISRRTECCLLSAHLFKCVLFCSLTKPQADLQYADYCIGDELLPGVDLFSEPNRLHLGTTVASLNFTCYWLFTTGYHITLLPILALYLHLVRTVCRDVQRTVEAKILKMRALTELCLFTDAVKESVQLTQGTGVLLPNGHDIAKDNPQPVNTFYTNKSLLDNTEALEELVNSEFAPKVCLVYGSTLCLRINLARIQLVLALSSTVHGAPVSGGLKGLEGFCVCIPESVEGEAGENLRSCSEKSTNLEEKNQDIEGFSKELKLLSLHTQKEKLTLERIKFILLEGASSLLHSVAQELTSQSCSEMENLELAIEINLLQANLYLQQGHTALSSKMAISSLMLLQKSPVHMSGSTSGSQQSTPVHPTAKTGAKDCSVPNSLQGDFPRAIEACEKIGVTLWQRCRLALVRSLAAHNPGTGCLFPGKNLNEETARILQEGIDECSHWGDLDIQVLLMVEGAELEFRRGRTEESEALLQEAISLLSGRTFMPPKSSVTLARATLLLSVLRGAQSVTLLELTLKLLKKQFCLFGESAVLEDGKFYFSPPGLNNIYLPYVTFLDQATMQIGNNFKLGAMEVPVSAQSLQSSSKGPLHLSSKTEKDHHAPVPSRSNQSTLSPTSLTCADR
- the LOC117813017 gene encoding cilia- and flagella-associated protein 54-like isoform X5; this translates as MELPASYYGKLDKRNPVILAFDRDINSFITVMKRASSSTLDNASHAKGITILVEVWKKYKHRLPPDFYQERMLDIADFLFRIKSYQSALWYGYSLHLLQFSSVKITDIIDLDHFMACFFPEGFDTEQNIFTMKIRAMQGCALCIFEQERKHSILSQKGLRKLLCVLNFIRIMMQAFQQQEHLYCQIYNGSINIYNICCYLMTMDCSAQALEYLLWASVSLELSIPLMTSENLPWIVSLYCAVCHCYYDNQAKLQAEEFARRALGKINELAKMEEQDGVPATRETQRAYKEASVKLAAMIFKWAVFEGRGRPTARIRTKSSLKEIPNAPWPRNTTEEVLMGMFDSSAAQFLGILEALWDGSRRPLEARMPDEPELLDVILELLSAGIGISCEKSTTSESLVMTPTSTLMELAITGENKVPIMSGVRFIKLLFQYRQSDEFTELSRKMLQVLSSVEGQSFRRAELELAILLNFNSLLSSQKSHPRGDNMIDDGQKTLFQMSPEFTGLVETLHKSVCGSSPDVQPGEDLVLDAVLFLWDQIKMVLQRDQSQNLHLERVDEFDKWLWCLFMLCEVAFVCDLATVDCVMMAEMLHTLAIQLESAAECIDQPQNPATCVSHNDGGKLSSFSLLTNSSTELLKKLCEVVERGLNALANGAVTLLPQNVSVVTDSAFMQKFSPRPPSTPSLSSQTSSEEVNEEDEIQRKEEELEIEAESDIKVCQHTQSTHVYLLIKDLLHELNIIHHRVSLKLLQQNAVAESDLMDRIKKNKVSKALFLIQKASMVYTNVEPKNSRETKSLLEEASTLVERAGLEEKKLYFSTNLRTLAENQEKWLKKEEESSPPPPILLSRTDHSLTFAPAPYKLAEQVFWYQLCGRAADSINLKVRLGDCSLSGTGNMVPAVSDECVLRVEGLVPNQKYVFAVAAYNSQGKLLGNTIGAATFPLLASMPVPLLSTWAHLAQVAFQTEQYAIAKRACRVLWSHFTSLDSGSHSTQDRLATTGLCVRTLQRSSPHLVRLFITSVFIETEINIHQGSLYCDSISHNGPFIWEKEARLAECERMLVATDLAMWLNDGDAAVQAVVGCYDLLAPLIFHQVICDLVVEVLKKCLIVLEENSGILKQQNTGNPSESFVHMIACITYYLSKAFRVLQDPQMASVMMECGRRLLQEVFDSHMQITRLVNEKIDHGTVNERRISLELKAVQLKSKNRIPPEEAITADNDIPCSLTGCEDPTILYDLISNSPLKDAYQEVTKVRRKTYFSEIAALLLQRTMEEGDPDLVLKWGQSVLEYLSRRDEAMGPSRKCVMETVHGAEEAKEHESPQQNKTSSSDTKKKLKHKLPRSMMRKVRTNREMQIVESLLAAMSSVVKRNKRRLQLRKMCCEDRVWKAHLNYSMAQAHLALLYQSLDNMHREVLLPRYSSLNPMSFSLAYSGVLIPRNSRQQPSPKHEVVSEKDISHSGLRDYVAAHKDKSKEKVRADDSATEESYVEGEDSSQTLEEQIDIKRCATTLLLDSLSKAALHLRRSMVLAHRGSHWTYLQYVCQTMWDQNCRITDLWQRATELEPNFPITADQLNTIFTPLLVLATDLIIDMMSRLGLWSSYDNDLTEDELESSLHFSAPLDDSSQVDLRLVRTLVLHTLERLHEKGKWESLAHFALLYNSYTRERYALTVTPLLVHAQRRLLERISSFGGPEVPQPHHVKTKRATGKEVTYRSYATCQLLSGWTPHSTQQPALRKKAAHTHSTPRDSVDLKGSEMQHSMSLVCVPLDVEDTLSCYREVVERTPHCLQVFQHSRSLGLQLLAYTQPSFSTQSKHCQSRNLCHTASLVNFSPVVMPTPNIQPCDLTEEDYHSSDDLYRIPISPDHMPTVLAAYSNSIKYLQANGHESLRVLALHELGNLQFYNGNTRAAHSTWSKAVDCALQTSGAIEKWNGVSFGDGSPQQTLKQAGVWGCLQAAVLAAKIAQYILTSNISRRTECCLLSAHLFKCVLFCSLTKPQADLQYADYCIGDELLPGVDLFSEPNRLHLGTTVASLNFTCYWLFTTGYHITLLPILALYLHLVRTVCRDVQRTVEAKILKMRALTELCLFTDAVKESVQLTQGTGVLLPNGHDIAKDNPQPVNTFYTNKSLLDNTEALEELVNSEFAPKVCLVYGSTLCLRINLARIQLVLALSSTVHGAPVSESVEGEAGENLRSCSEKSTNLEEKNQDIEGFSKELKLLSLHTQKEKLTLERIKFILLEGASSLLHSVAQELTSQSCSEMENLELAIEINLLQANLYLQQGHTALSSKMAISSLMLLQKSPVHMSGSTSGSQQSTPVHPTAKTGAKDCSVPNSLQGDFPRAIEACEKIGVTLWQRCRLALVRSLAAHNPGTGCLFPGKNLNEETARILQEGIDECSHWGDLDIQVLLMVEGAELEFRRGRTEESEALLQEAISLLSGRTFMPPKSSVTLARATLLLSVLRGAQSVTLLELTLKLLKKQFCLFGESAVLEDGKFYFSPPGLNNIYLPYVTFLDQATMQIGNNFKLGAMEVPVSAQSLQSSSKGPLHLSSKTEKDHHAPVPSRSNQSTLSPTSLTCADR